In a genomic window of Saccharothrix sp. HUAS TT1:
- a CDS encoding DUF885 family protein, whose amino-acid sequence MTTARELADELLTLVLDADPVMATLLGIPGWDDRLPDPSAEGGRALRARAEDIARRARGADDDPTTRAVVVQQAWSLVHRIDANLVEHTHAEGLTAPLAVLLVALPLTRPADDRARQHHLTRLASLPGYLDVLADRQRRSSRRPLRHLVSAAVDRLGRYLADEDDPLARPLHGTPFAAEAARLLHGSVRPAIARYRDFLRTEVVDRGRDEDHPGLCWLADGDLVYADLVRTYTTTGHTPEELHRIGLNLIEELDREYAEVGSRVFGPSTGAAVRARLLADPGLRWRDAADMLSLARETIARAEAVAGDWFGTVPEARCAVEAVPEADAPNAPLAYYVDPAMDGSRPGTYFVNTHRAELRDRFGAEATAFHEAVPGHHFQIALAQQLHDLPMLRRFAAIESYLEGWALYTERLADEMGLYSDDVARLGMLSADSLRAARLVVDTGLHALRWTRQQAVDYLRANAVMPDVDIFSEVDRYIENPAQALSYMVGRLEIQRLRGEAERRLGDRFDIRAFHDLVLGGGPLPMAVLADVVDDWCGSVLVQE is encoded by the coding sequence GTGACCACCGCGCGCGAACTCGCCGACGAGCTGCTGACCCTGGTGCTGGACGCCGACCCCGTGATGGCGACCCTGCTCGGCATCCCCGGCTGGGACGACCGGCTGCCGGACCCGAGCGCCGAGGGCGGGCGGGCGCTGCGCGCCCGTGCCGAGGACATCGCGCGCCGGGCGCGCGGCGCCGACGACGACCCGACGACGCGCGCGGTGGTGGTGCAGCAGGCGTGGAGCCTGGTGCACCGCATCGACGCGAACCTGGTCGAGCACACCCACGCCGAGGGGCTGACCGCGCCGCTGGCCGTGCTGCTCGTCGCGCTGCCGCTGACCCGGCCCGCCGACGACCGGGCGAGGCAGCACCACCTGACCCGGCTGGCGTCGCTGCCCGGCTACCTGGACGTGCTGGCGGACAGACAGCGGCGGTCTTCCCGCCGTCCGCTGCGACACCTGGTGTCGGCCGCCGTCGACCGCCTCGGCCGCTACCTGGCCGACGAGGACGACCCGCTGGCCAGGCCGTTGCACGGCACCCCGTTCGCCGCCGAGGCCGCACGCCTGCTGCACGGGTCGGTGCGCCCCGCCATCGCCCGCTACCGCGACTTCCTGCGCACCGAGGTGGTCGACCGGGGTCGGGACGAGGACCACCCCGGCCTGTGCTGGCTGGCCGACGGCGACCTGGTCTACGCGGACCTCGTCCGCACGTACACCACCACCGGCCACACGCCCGAGGAGCTGCACCGGATCGGGTTGAACCTGATCGAGGAGCTGGACCGGGAGTACGCGGAGGTCGGCAGCCGGGTGTTCGGGCCGTCCACCGGCGCCGCCGTGCGCGCCCGCCTGCTGGCCGACCCGGGGCTGCGCTGGCGCGACGCCGCCGACATGCTCTCGCTGGCCCGGGAGACGATCGCCCGCGCCGAGGCGGTCGCGGGCGACTGGTTCGGCACGGTGCCCGAGGCGCGGTGCGCGGTCGAGGCGGTGCCGGAGGCGGACGCGCCGAACGCGCCGCTGGCCTACTACGTGGACCCGGCGATGGACGGCTCCCGGCCGGGCACCTACTTCGTCAACACCCACCGGGCCGAGCTGCGCGACCGGTTCGGCGCCGAGGCCACCGCGTTCCACGAGGCCGTGCCGGGGCACCACTTCCAGATCGCGCTCGCCCAGCAGCTGCACGACCTGCCGATGCTGCGCCGGTTCGCGGCCATCGAGTCGTACCTGGAGGGCTGGGCGCTCTACACCGAGCGGCTGGCCGACGAGATGGGCCTCTACAGCGACGACGTGGCCCGGCTCGGGATGCTGTCGGCCGACTCGCTGCGCGCCGCGCGGCTGGTGGTGGACACCGGGCTGCACGCGTTGCGCTGGACGCGCCAGCAGGCCGTGGACTACCTGCGCGCCAACGCGGTCATGCCGGACGTCGACATCTTCTCCGAGGTCGACCGGTACATCGAGAACCCCGCGCAGGCGCTGTCCTACATGGTGGGGCGGCTGGAGATCCAGCGCCTGCGCGGTGAGGCGGAGCGGCGGTTGGGCGACCGCTTCGACATCAGGGCCTTCCACGACCTCGTGCTGGGCGGCGGGCCGCTGCCGATGGCCGTGCTCGCCGACGTGGTCGACGACTGGTGCGGCTCAGTCCTTGTTCAGGAGTGA
- a CDS encoding NAD(P)H-dependent flavin oxidoreductase, giving the protein MLDRLEVPVIAAPMAGGVSTPELVAAVGGAGGLGFLAAGYLSVEAVAAQVGATTALTDRPFGVNLFVPGPRSTADLSGYRERVREQAPTEPGEPRWDDDHYAAKLELVMALRVPVVSFTFGLPNPEDVHRLHAAGAAVVVTVTTPREAVQAAQVGADALCVQGSDAGGHRGTFADDGVSAGGGELYGVLAALRLVRAKVDLPLIATGGLVHGADVAAVISAGAVAAQLGTAFLTTPEAGTSAPHRQALAEGTRRTALTRAFSGRPARGLVNRFLTENQEQAPAAYPEVHHLTKPVRATGDPELMSLWAGQTYPLVRPAPAAEVVARLVTEARQALSVAITRISPV; this is encoded by the coding sequence ATGCTGGACAGGCTCGAAGTTCCCGTCATCGCCGCGCCGATGGCCGGCGGGGTGTCCACCCCCGAGCTCGTGGCCGCCGTCGGCGGTGCGGGCGGGCTGGGGTTCCTGGCCGCCGGCTACCTGTCCGTCGAGGCGGTCGCCGCGCAGGTCGGGGCGACCACCGCGCTGACCGACCGGCCGTTCGGGGTCAACCTGTTCGTCCCCGGCCCCCGGTCCACCGCCGACCTGTCCGGCTACCGCGAGCGCGTGCGGGAGCAGGCGCCGACCGAGCCGGGCGAGCCGCGCTGGGACGACGACCACTACGCGGCCAAGCTGGAACTGGTGATGGCGCTGCGCGTGCCGGTGGTCTCGTTCACGTTCGGCCTGCCGAACCCCGAGGACGTGCACCGCCTGCACGCGGCGGGCGCCGCGGTCGTCGTCACCGTCACCACCCCGCGCGAAGCCGTGCAGGCGGCCCAGGTCGGCGCCGACGCGCTGTGCGTGCAGGGCAGCGACGCGGGCGGGCACCGCGGCACGTTCGCCGACGACGGCGTCTCGGCGGGCGGCGGCGAGCTGTACGGCGTGCTGGCCGCGTTGCGACTGGTCCGGGCCAAGGTGGACCTGCCGCTGATCGCGACCGGCGGCCTGGTGCACGGCGCGGACGTCGCCGCCGTCATCAGCGCGGGCGCGGTCGCGGCGCAGCTCGGCACCGCGTTCCTGACCACGCCGGAGGCGGGCACGTCCGCGCCGCACCGCCAGGCCCTCGCCGAGGGCACCCGGCGGACCGCGCTGACCAGGGCGTTCAGCGGACGGCCGGCGCGCGGCCTGGTGAACAGGTTCCTGACCGAGAACCAGGAGCAGGCGCCCGCCGCGTACCCCGAGGTGCACCACCTGACCAAGCCGGTGCGCGCGACCGGCGACCCGGAGCTGATGTCGTTGTGGGCCGGGCAGACCTACCCGCTGGTCCGACCGGCCCCGGCGGCCGAGGTGGTGGCGCGGCTGGTGACCGAGGCGCGGCAAGCACTTTCCGTCGCGATCACGCGCATTTCCCCGGTGTAG
- a CDS encoding chitinase, producing MASRTRRALGAVLAGLLAIAGLTLVVAGSASAANLVANPGFEGGTGGWTCSAAATAATTTKRSGTHAMAGTPAGSDNARCSQTISVRANTAYKLSAWVQGSYVYLGVTGTGSGDKSTWTPGSAGFSQLGIDFTTGATSSVTIYVHGWYGQPTFYADDVSLDGPGTPPTSTTTTTTTTTTTTTTTTTTTTPGNPDPSLPKHALTGYWHNFDNGSRLLKLADVPTTYDIVAVAFADATTTPGAVAFNLDPTLSSKLGGYTDAQFKADVRTLKARGQKVIISVGGEKGTISVGNSTAATNFANSVKSLIANYGFDGVDIDLENGVNATYMAQALRAIHAGGGKVIAMAPQTIDMQSTGQEYFKLALAVKDILTVVNMQYYNSGTMLGCDQKVYAQGTVDFLVALACIQLQNGLRADQVGLGLPASPSGAGGGYQSPANVNAALNCLAKGTNCGSFKPAQTWPGIRGAMTWSINWDASNNWQFANTVAPHLDTLP from the coding sequence GTGGCTTCGAGGACGAGACGCGCACTGGGCGCGGTGCTGGCGGGCCTGCTGGCGATCGCGGGCCTGACCCTGGTGGTCGCGGGCAGCGCGTCGGCCGCCAACCTGGTCGCCAACCCCGGTTTCGAGGGCGGCACGGGCGGGTGGACGTGCAGCGCGGCGGCGACGGCGGCCACCACGACCAAGCGCAGCGGCACGCACGCCATGGCGGGCACCCCCGCCGGCTCGGACAACGCGCGCTGCTCGCAGACCATCTCCGTGCGGGCCAACACCGCCTACAAGCTGTCCGCGTGGGTGCAGGGCAGCTACGTGTACCTCGGCGTGACCGGCACCGGCAGCGGGGACAAGAGCACCTGGACGCCGGGCTCGGCGGGCTTCAGCCAGCTCGGCATCGACTTCACCACCGGCGCGACCAGCAGCGTCACGATCTACGTGCACGGCTGGTACGGCCAGCCCACCTTCTACGCCGACGACGTGAGCCTCGACGGTCCGGGCACCCCGCCGACGAGCACCACCACGACCACGACCACGACGACTACCACCACCACAACGACCACGACCACGACCACGCCGGGCAACCCGGACCCGTCGCTGCCCAAGCACGCCCTCACCGGCTACTGGCACAACTTCGACAACGGCTCGCGGCTGCTCAAGCTGGCCGACGTGCCGACCACCTACGACATCGTGGCCGTCGCGTTCGCCGACGCCACCACCACGCCCGGCGCGGTCGCGTTCAACCTCGACCCGACGCTGTCGAGCAAGCTCGGCGGCTACACCGACGCCCAGTTCAAGGCCGACGTGCGAACCCTGAAGGCCAGGGGCCAGAAGGTGATCATCTCGGTCGGCGGCGAGAAGGGCACGATCAGCGTCGGCAACTCGACCGCCGCGACCAACTTCGCCAACAGCGTCAAGTCGCTGATCGCCAACTACGGGTTCGACGGCGTGGACATCGACCTGGAGAACGGCGTCAACGCCACGTACATGGCGCAGGCGTTGCGCGCCATCCACGCGGGCGGCGGCAAGGTCATCGCGATGGCGCCGCAGACCATCGACATGCAGTCGACCGGCCAGGAGTACTTCAAGCTGGCGCTGGCGGTGAAGGACATCCTCACCGTGGTCAACATGCAGTACTACAACTCCGGCACGATGCTCGGCTGCGACCAGAAGGTCTACGCCCAGGGCACGGTCGACTTCCTGGTCGCGCTGGCCTGCATCCAGCTGCAGAACGGCCTGCGCGCCGACCAGGTCGGCCTCGGCCTGCCCGCCTCGCCGTCCGGCGCGGGCGGCGGCTACCAGTCGCCCGCCAACGTCAACGCGGCGCTCAACTGCCTGGCCAAGGGCACGAACTGCGGTTCGTTCAAGCCCGCGCAGACCTGGCCCGGCATCCGCGGCGCGATGACCTGGTCGATCAACTGGGACGCCTCCAACAACTGGCAGTTCGCCAACACGGTCGCGCCGCACCTGGACACGCTGCCGTAG
- a CDS encoding HD domain-containing protein, whose product MTFTVEDAVRIARAAHEGQVDKSGRPYIGHPLRVMERVAGEHARMAAVLHDVVEDTSVTAEDLLSAGCPAEVVSTVLALSHRDGETQEDYLARVLTDPVAVEVKRADIADNTSPDRLARLDPATRDRLRAKYARALLILDR is encoded by the coding sequence ATGACGTTCACCGTTGAGGACGCGGTCCGGATCGCGCGGGCCGCCCACGAGGGGCAGGTCGACAAGTCCGGCCGGCCGTACATCGGCCACCCGCTGCGGGTGATGGAGCGGGTGGCCGGCGAGCACGCGCGCATGGCGGCCGTGCTGCACGACGTCGTCGAGGACACTTCCGTCACCGCCGAGGACCTGCTGTCCGCCGGGTGCCCGGCAGAGGTGGTGTCGACCGTGCTGGCGCTGAGCCACCGCGACGGCGAGACCCAGGAGGACTACCTGGCGCGGGTGCTGACCGACCCGGTCGCGGTGGAGGTGAAGCGGGCCGACATCGCCGACAACACCTCACCGGATCGGCTGGCCCGACTCGACCCGGCGACCCGGGACCGGCTGCGCGCGAAGTACGCCAGGGCGCTGCTGATCCTCGATCGGTGA
- a CDS encoding Uma2 family endonuclease, with product MTVMVEVEGDSYTVEDLEDMPDGGRRYELVDGHLLASPAPGYRHQEIVAELCGRLRAACPDDLTALPAPFGVRLSARTEVQPDILVGRRADFTEKLLPVAPLLAVEVLSPSTGIRDLTIKKNAYERMGVVSYWVIDPQEPVMVVFELDPEGCYQQVAEVHEEKPFDATLPFPVRVVPAELLGALWEGQE from the coding sequence ATGACTGTCATGGTCGAAGTGGAAGGCGATTCCTACACGGTCGAAGACCTGGAGGACATGCCTGATGGCGGACGCCGTTATGAACTCGTCGACGGGCACCTGCTCGCGAGCCCGGCGCCGGGTTACCGGCACCAGGAGATCGTCGCGGAACTCTGCGGACGCCTGCGTGCGGCGTGCCCGGACGACTTGACCGCGCTGCCGGCTCCATTCGGCGTGCGGTTGTCCGCGCGGACCGAGGTGCAGCCCGACATCCTCGTGGGTCGTCGTGCCGACTTCACCGAGAAGTTGCTGCCCGTCGCGCCACTGCTGGCGGTGGAAGTGCTCTCGCCGAGCACGGGCATCCGGGATCTGACCATCAAGAAGAACGCTTACGAGCGCATGGGCGTCGTCAGTTACTGGGTGATCGACCCGCAGGAGCCCGTGATGGTGGTCTTCGAACTCGACCCCGAGGGCTGCTACCAGCAGGTCGCCGAGGTGCACGAGGAGAAGCCGTTCGACGCGACCCTGCCGTTCCCGGTGCGGGTCGTGCCCGCCGAACTGCTCGGCGCCCTGTGGGAGGGCCAGGAATGA
- the lepA gene encoding translation elongation factor 4, with protein sequence MSTFADQTFTPPELIRNFCIIAHIDHGKSTLADRMLQLTGVVDARAMRAQYLDRMDIERERGITIKAQNVRLPWQAEGRDHVLHMIDTPGHVDFTYEVSRALEACEGTVLLVDAAQGIEAQTLANLYLAMENDLTIIPVLNKIDLPAADPDKYAKELAHIVGCEPEEVLRVSAKTGFGVGELLDEVVKRVPAPVGDADAPPRAMIFDSVYDTYRGVVTYIRVVDGKITPRERIKMMSTGATHELLEVGIISPEPKPSRGLGVGEVGYLITGVKDVRQSKVGDTVTWDKKGATEPLAGYREPKPMVYSGLYPVDGSDYPLLREALEKLQLNDAALTFEPETSAALGFGFRCGFLGLLHLEITRDRLEREFGLDLISTAPNVVYRVVMDDGAEHVVTNPSDWPDGKRAEVYEPVTKCTIIAPSDYIGAIMELCQSKRGQLGGMDYLSEDRVELRYTMPLGEIIFDFFDALKSRTRGYASLDYEESGEQDADLVKVDILLQGEPVDAFSAIVHKDHAYGYGTKMASKLRELIPRQQFEVPIQAAVGARVIARETIRAIRKDVLAKCYGGDITRKRKLLEKQKEGKKRMKMVGRVEVPQEAFVAALSTDDSGGKDKGKK encoded by the coding sequence GTGAGCACGTTCGCCGACCAGACGTTCACGCCTCCGGAGCTGATCCGGAACTTCTGCATCATCGCGCACATCGACCACGGCAAGTCGACCCTGGCCGACCGCATGTTGCAGCTCACCGGCGTGGTCGACGCCAGGGCGATGCGCGCGCAGTACCTCGACCGGATGGACATCGAGCGCGAGCGCGGCATCACGATCAAGGCCCAGAACGTCCGCCTGCCGTGGCAGGCCGAGGGCCGCGACCACGTGCTGCACATGATCGACACGCCCGGTCACGTCGACTTCACCTACGAGGTCTCGCGCGCCCTGGAGGCGTGCGAGGGCACCGTGCTGCTGGTGGACGCCGCCCAGGGCATCGAGGCGCAGACGCTGGCCAACCTGTACCTGGCGATGGAGAACGACCTCACCATCATCCCGGTGCTGAACAAGATCGACCTGCCCGCGGCGGACCCGGACAAGTACGCCAAGGAGCTGGCGCACATCGTCGGGTGCGAGCCCGAGGAGGTGCTGCGCGTCTCGGCCAAGACCGGCTTCGGCGTGGGCGAGCTGCTGGACGAGGTCGTCAAGCGCGTGCCCGCACCGGTCGGCGACGCCGACGCGCCGCCCCGCGCGATGATCTTCGACTCGGTGTACGACACCTACCGGGGCGTGGTCACCTACATCCGCGTGGTCGACGGCAAGATCACCCCGCGCGAGCGGATCAAGATGATGTCCACCGGCGCCACGCACGAGCTGCTGGAAGTCGGCATCATCTCGCCCGAGCCGAAGCCGAGCCGCGGCCTGGGCGTCGGCGAGGTCGGCTACCTGATCACCGGCGTGAAGGACGTGCGCCAGTCGAAGGTCGGCGACACCGTCACGTGGGACAAGAAGGGCGCGACCGAGCCGCTGGCCGGGTACCGCGAGCCCAAGCCCATGGTCTACTCCGGGCTGTACCCGGTGGACGGCTCGGACTACCCGCTGCTGCGCGAGGCGCTGGAGAAGCTGCAGCTCAACGACGCCGCGCTGACGTTCGAGCCGGAGACGTCGGCGGCCCTGGGCTTCGGCTTCCGCTGCGGCTTCCTCGGCCTGCTGCACCTGGAGATCACCCGGGACCGGCTGGAGCGCGAGTTCGGCCTGGACCTGATCTCCACCGCGCCGAACGTGGTGTACCGGGTGGTCATGGACGACGGCGCCGAGCACGTGGTGACCAACCCGTCCGACTGGCCCGACGGCAAGCGGGCCGAGGTGTACGAGCCGGTCACCAAGTGCACGATCATCGCGCCGAGCGACTACATCGGCGCGATCATGGAGCTGTGCCAGTCCAAGCGCGGCCAGCTGGGCGGCATGGACTACCTGTCCGAGGACCGCGTCGAGCTGCGCTACACCATGCCGCTCGGCGAGATCATCTTCGACTTCTTCGACGCGCTGAAGTCGCGCACCCGCGGCTACGCGTCGCTGGACTACGAGGAGTCGGGCGAGCAGGACGCGGACCTGGTCAAGGTGGACATCCTGCTCCAGGGCGAGCCGGTGGACGCGTTCAGCGCGATCGTGCACAAGGACCACGCCTACGGCTACGGCACGAAGATGGCCAGCAAGCTGCGCGAGCTGATCCCGCGGCAGCAGTTCGAGGTGCCGATCCAGGCCGCCGTGGGCGCCCGGGTGATCGCCCGCGAGACGATCCGCGCGATCCGCAAGGACGTGCTGGCCAAGTGCTACGGCGGTGACATCACCCGCAAGCGCAAGCTGCTGGAGAAGCAGAAGGAGGGCAAGAAGCGGATGAAGATGGTGGGCCGGGTCGAAGTGCCCCAGGAAGCCTTCGTCGCCGCTCTGTCCACTGACGACTCCGGCGGCAAGGACAAGGGCAAGAAGTAG
- a CDS encoding type II toxin-antitoxin system PemK/MazF family toxin: MYANGEDARPARGAVREVHTAAVAATLEYSPDLDGLADPGEVVWAWVPFEEDPTRGKDRPLLVVGRHRRALLGLMLTSRTPDRHELDDCLDLGPGRWDRDGRRSYLRLDRVFELAEDDIRREGSVLEPERFSLVVDALRRLGWR, from the coding sequence GTGTACGCGAACGGCGAGGACGCGCGCCCGGCCAGGGGCGCGGTGCGCGAGGTCCACACGGCCGCGGTGGCGGCCACCCTGGAGTACTCCCCCGACCTGGACGGCCTGGCCGACCCGGGCGAGGTGGTGTGGGCGTGGGTGCCCTTCGAGGAGGACCCGACCCGAGGCAAGGACCGGCCGCTGCTGGTCGTCGGGCGGCACCGGCGCGCGCTGCTCGGCCTGATGCTGACCAGCAGGACGCCCGACCGGCACGAGCTGGACGACTGCCTGGACCTGGGCCCGGGCCGCTGGGACCGCGACGGCAGGCGCTCCTACCTGCGGCTGGACCGGGTTTTCGAGCTGGCCGAGGACGACATCCGGCGCGAGGGTTCGGTGCTGGAGCCGGAGCGGTTCTCGCTGGTCGTGGACGCGTTGCGACGGTTGGGCTGGCGCTGA
- a CDS encoding class I SAM-dependent methyltransferase gives MANNLVKAFDAAFGHPRGKVGELGGRVMAVLNAKVEEHVTEVAAPTPEEVVLVLGPGPGVGLKLAGERALKAIGVDPSQVMLDEARTRCAELIVAGRVELREGAATRTGQPEDSVDVVVSVNNLQLWDNRAAAFHELFRVLRPGGRLVVSVHRRVLDTSEYDLIREAEAAGFTGVRTSLRQYGGVVGPAVQLLADVPA, from the coding sequence ATGGCGAACAACCTGGTGAAGGCGTTCGACGCGGCGTTCGGGCACCCGCGCGGCAAGGTCGGCGAGCTGGGCGGTCGGGTGATGGCCGTGCTGAACGCCAAGGTGGAGGAGCACGTCACCGAGGTGGCGGCGCCGACGCCCGAGGAGGTCGTGCTGGTGCTCGGCCCCGGTCCGGGCGTCGGGCTCAAGCTGGCGGGCGAGCGGGCGCTCAAGGCGATCGGCGTCGACCCGTCGCAGGTCATGCTGGACGAGGCCCGCACCAGGTGCGCCGAGCTGATCGTGGCGGGCCGGGTCGAGCTGCGCGAGGGCGCGGCGACGCGGACCGGTCAGCCCGAGGACTCGGTGGACGTGGTGGTCTCGGTGAACAACCTCCAGCTGTGGGACAACCGGGCGGCGGCGTTCCACGAGCTGTTCCGGGTGCTGCGGCCGGGCGGCAGGCTGGTCGTCTCGGTGCACCGGCGAGTGCTGGACACCTCCGAGTACGACCTGATCCGCGAGGCCGAGGCGGCCGGGTTCACCGGTGTCCGCACGTCGCTGCGCCAGTACGGCGGGGTGGTGGGTCCCGCGGTGCAGCTACTCGCGGACGTCCCGGCGTAG
- a CDS encoding VOC family protein, with protein sequence MEILSSRVLVRSRDPERARAFYRDVLGLAVHREFPGGTVFFLGQGFLEVSGDSAADPTDATQLWLQVRDLRRVAGELADHVVRPARREPWGLDELWIADPDGRRIVLVEIPADHPLRRDVRE encoded by the coding sequence GTGGAGATCCTGAGCAGCCGCGTCCTCGTCCGCTCACGAGACCCGGAACGCGCGCGGGCGTTCTACCGGGACGTGCTCGGCCTCGCCGTGCACCGCGAGTTCCCCGGCGGCACCGTGTTCTTCCTCGGCCAGGGGTTCCTGGAGGTCTCCGGCGACTCGGCCGCGGACCCCACCGACGCCACCCAGCTGTGGCTCCAGGTGCGGGACCTCCGGCGGGTCGCCGGGGAACTCGCCGACCACGTCGTCCGGCCCGCCCGGCGCGAGCCGTGGGGCCTGGACGAGCTGTGGATCGCCGACCCGGACGGGCGGCGGATCGTGCTGGTCGAGATCCCCGCCGACCACCCGCTACGCCGGGACGTCCGCGAGTAG
- a CDS encoding N-acetyltransferase family protein — MGTITVRPPRAEDVRPLVEVHVRARRSYYEGHLPEEELAEWEAAVRADGYAFDKPGAVWLCAELDGGFAGFALVNARGELLQLQVDPARWGNGVGHALHDAATAALRERGVTTAHLDVFVQNHRAQRFYTAHGRREVGRDDTHVRMALELNV; from the coding sequence ATGGGGACGATCACCGTTCGCCCGCCGCGGGCGGAGGACGTGCGGCCGCTGGTCGAGGTGCACGTCAGGGCCAGGCGCAGCTACTACGAGGGCCACCTGCCCGAGGAGGAACTGGCGGAGTGGGAGGCCGCGGTGCGCGCCGACGGCTACGCCTTCGACAAGCCGGGAGCGGTGTGGCTGTGCGCCGAGCTGGACGGCGGCTTCGCCGGGTTCGCGCTGGTGAACGCGCGTGGCGAGCTGCTGCAGCTCCAGGTCGACCCGGCACGCTGGGGCAACGGCGTCGGCCACGCGCTGCACGACGCGGCGACGGCCGCCCTGCGCGAGCGCGGCGTCACCACCGCCCACCTCGACGTGTTCGTCCAGAACCACCGCGCCCAGCGCTTCTACACCGCGCACGGCCGGCGTGAAGTCGGCCGCGACGACACCCACGTGCGGATGGCGCTGGAGCTGAACGTGTGA
- a CDS encoding winged helix DNA-binding domain-containing protein yields the protein MTPVLSRRALGRATPARQFLPARADRPVPEVVEHLVGSQARAPHTWYTGLWSRVAGFTPDLAADPLVDRGLVRMAAMRSTIHLLTAADALALRPVVQPALDRDLFRNHTHGREARELDVAAVVVAGRALLAEKPRTNKELGALLHEQWPDRTPATPAYAVRCLVPLVQVPPRGVWGRSGAIAHTGAETWLGAPVADRPSAADLVRRYLAAFGPATVEDVQTWSGLTRLREVVEDLPLLRLRDEDGRELFDLPDAPRPDEDEPAPPRFLYDFDNVLLSHGCPRRRRWSGRVSGCSRSSRRTCRGTRSGQP from the coding sequence ATGACCCCGGTTCTGAGCCGTCGCGCCCTCGGCCGCGCCACCCCGGCTCGCCAGTTCCTGCCGGCCCGCGCCGACCGGCCGGTGCCCGAGGTCGTCGAGCACCTGGTCGGGTCGCAGGCCCGGGCACCGCACACCTGGTACACCGGCCTGTGGTCGCGCGTCGCCGGCTTCACCCCCGACCTGGCGGCCGACCCGCTCGTGGACCGCGGGCTCGTGCGGATGGCCGCGATGCGCTCCACGATCCACCTGCTCACCGCGGCCGACGCGCTCGCGCTGCGCCCGGTGGTGCAGCCCGCGCTCGACCGGGACCTGTTCCGCAACCACACCCACGGCCGGGAGGCGCGGGAGCTGGACGTGGCCGCCGTGGTGGTTGCCGGGCGCGCGTTGCTCGCGGAGAAGCCGCGCACCAACAAGGAGCTGGGAGCGCTGCTGCACGAGCAGTGGCCCGACCGCACGCCCGCCACGCCGGCCTACGCCGTCCGCTGCCTGGTCCCGCTGGTCCAGGTGCCGCCGCGCGGGGTGTGGGGCCGCAGCGGCGCGATCGCGCACACCGGCGCGGAGACGTGGCTGGGCGCGCCCGTGGCGGACCGGCCGTCGGCAGCCGACCTGGTGCGGCGCTACCTGGCCGCGTTCGGGCCCGCGACGGTGGAGGACGTGCAGACCTGGTCCGGGCTCACCCGGCTGCGCGAGGTGGTCGAGGACCTGCCGCTGCTGCGGCTGCGCGACGAGGACGGCCGGGAGTTGTTCGACCTGCCCGACGCGCCCCGGCCGGACGAGGACGAGCCCGCGCCGCCGCGGTTCCTCTACGACTTCGACAACGTGCTGCTCTCGCACGGCTGCCCGCGCCGGAGGAGGTGGAGCGGGAGGGTGAGCGGCTGCTCGCGTTCCTCGCGCCGGACGTGCCGCGGCACGAGGTCCGGACAACCTTGA